In Acipenser ruthenus chromosome 16, fAciRut3.2 maternal haplotype, whole genome shotgun sequence, the following proteins share a genomic window:
- the LOC117412559 gene encoding Fanconi anemia group D2 protein-like: MKKRRSSTDNNKDDTSKQKKSRFGGQKQKKPCVLEEDDSVFGQLLRAAGVSLRQGSMPNEIAVDQTVFQMRLRKGLRKHPRYPNIVQEFITGLESYMEDQEKFKNCLLPCALLSAEGESSAVNSYQESLIKLLLGIEMLQSPVINTLFEKLPEFMFEGAGEDGLNIPRIIINQFKWLDRVMDSKDLASKLMQLVAVAPVEIQRDIITSLPEILEDTQHNDIAKELNSLLQKNTQLTVPILDALSSLNLSSDLLTQVRQAVMATLSAVELEDLPVVVKFILHAISGAEAVEVVSDLRKKLELESCVLPPPLQASQSRVKSRGKGGSSLNSAASSSQDCVSLVLDAIKSAVRFQKAISEAWIKAIENIDSVAEHKVIDLLVLFILHTTNSNHSRRGAERVLRNKVRGGHIRESLLQAAFRGHTTVIRAYFPSIISLAQSLLRSPDPSVVTFGSQMYKHAFTSFDPYCQQEVVGSLVTHVCSGYAGEVDVSLEVLSELVTQSPADMALYAVFVKGILDYMDNLTPSQIRKLFYILSTLAFSRGTEGSHIQDDMHIVIRKQLSSTVSKYKRIGIIGAVMVVGSMGTRRSKPEGVSSEAVPLPKETYRQVTALLGLVRSCSECSPEAAALYYDELANLVQTGDLDPQVHEWIGMSVLEDFQEDFVVDLGSEIEGTFPLPAKAMYNLDEEESQGGIAINLLPLLAEDLQKGAQLSQPAQGDKRRVSPLCLGSFFRLLRLCQEEQNQGDLVEIDALLGCPLIVTDLDVVEKMDCLSKPEKEFLCTLLFHAINWIREVVNAFCRQQDPEMKSKVMIRLQNITYLQSVLERCLAATPAYAPPLANFDCETAEGAVPASAAPPAKKEKKGRAGQKRKVDKNSSGDSSQLEEGAEAEESQQEKESPEKEKEKEEGKAGVSLVSYRPYFRELDIDVLSVLQCGLLTRSLLDSEDHTKVSEVVQLGPSELVFLLEDLSRKLEFSLAASNAKRMPFLKVKADKNVGFSHLQQKSPSEIASCCIQLLPALCNHLENTHNFFQVLLLENNGVVDAPGVDMKEYQLMSTCYQLLLHILLTTFSWSGFSQHENRKLLKSALAILAGRLKEKENEVDLGMEELVRQSFGYLLNFHSTMPGCSPALSLTQLLIVVADQGPDSQYREKIASLSRGFLCQEWILPSGEREKGNKHNEMLQSLLSIYLEHTDDVLKAIEEIAGVGFPELISTTKDGCSRTFPTLTRQTFLVFYRVVMGVLEKSVRRIAAGKQMDSSEAQSEKLLTWNLAVRDFHILVNLVKVFDSRPVLGVCLRYGRLFVEAFLKLAMPLLDYSFKKHKEDVQSLLKTFQQSTRQLHYMCGHTKIRQDTGLTNHVPLLKKTLEQFVYRVKAMLILNNCQEAFWVGNLKNRNLKGEEILSQQTEDSEKGEDDEASQLPEEESEREDEDNENKSDSEVRNGVREEEEVEEDEESTDDSD, encoded by the exons ATGAAGAAGAGACGCTCCTCTACGGATAATAATAAAGATGACACCTCAA AACAGAAGAAGAGCCGCTTTGGCGGGCAGAAGCAGAAGAAGCCTTGTGTGTTGGAGGAGGATGACTCTGTGTTTGGTCAGCTGCTGCGGGCAGCGGGTGTGTCTCTGCGACAAGGCAGCATGCCCAATGAGATTG CCGTGGATCAAACTGTGTTCCAGATGAGGCTTCGCAAGGGTTTGCGCAAGCACCCACGCTACCCCAAC ATTGTTCAAGAGTTTATCACTGGCCTGGAGTCCTATATGGAAGACCAGGAGAAGTTTAAGAACTGCTTGCTTCCTTGTGCCCTACTTTCTGCTGAAGGAGAATCCAG TGCTGTGAATTCATACCAAGAGAGCCTCATCAAGCTTCTGCTGGGGATCGAGATGCTgcag tcaCCCGTCATAAACACCTTGTTCGAGAAGCTACCTGAGTTCATGTTTGAAGG TGCTGGAGAGGATGGGCTGAATATACCACGGATTATAATCAATCAGTTCAAGTGGCTGGACAGAGTAATGGACAGCAAG GACCTGGCCAGTAAGCTGATGCAGCTGGTTGCCGTGGCACCGGTAGAGATCCAGCGTGACATCATCACGAGCCTGCCCGAGATCCTGGAGGACACTCAGCACAACGACATCGCCAAGGAGCTCAA CTCCCTTCTTCAGAAGAACACACAGCTCACTGTCCCCATCCTGGATGCCCTCTCCAGTCTGAACCTGAGCTCTGACCTGTTGA CTCAGGTGCGGCAGGCTGTCATGGCCACTCTGTCTGCAGTGGAGCTGGAGGATTTGCCCGTGGTGGTGAAATTCATTCTGCACGCCATCTCGGGAGCGGAGGCTGTAGAG GTTGTCTCTGATCTGCGCAAGAAGTTGGAGCTGGAATCCTGTGTGTTACCCCCTCCGCTACAAGCATCTCAGAGCCGAGTGAAGAGCAGAGGGAAGGGCGG gTCTTCCCTAAACTCTGCAGCCAGCAGCAGCCAGGACTGTGTGAGCCTTGTTTTGGACGCTATTAAGTCAGCAGTTCGCTTTCAGAAAGCTATCTCGGAAGCCTGGATAAAG gCAATTGAGAATATTGATTCAGTGGCAGAACATaag GTCATTGACCTCCTGGTGCTGTTCATCCTGCACACGACCAACTCCAACCACAGCCGTCGCGGGGCGGAGAGGGTGCTGCGGAACAAGGTGCGGGGAGGACACATCCGGGAGTCCTTGCTTCAGGCTGCCTTCCGGGGCCACACAACG GTGATTAGAGCTTACTTCCCCTCCATCATTTCCCTGGCCCAGTCCCTCCTTCGTTCACCTGACCCCAGTGTGGTGACCTTTGGCAGCCAGATGTACAAACACGCCTTCACCTCCTTCGACCCCTACTGCCAGCAG gAGGTGGTGGGCTCCCTGGTGACTCACGTGTGCAGTGGCTATGCAGGGGAGGTGGACGTCTCTCTGGAGGTCCTCTCTGAGCTGGTGACACAGAGCCCAGCTGACATGGCCCTGTACGCTGTCTTCGTCAAG GGTATCCTGGATTACATGGACAACCTGACCCCATCACAGATCCGCAAGCTCTTCTACATCCTGAGCACACTGGCATTCAGCCGAGGCACTGAGGGCAGCCACATCCAG GATGACATGCACATTGTGATCCGGAAGCAGCTCTCCAGCACCGTGTCCAAATACAAGCGGATCGGGATCATCGGAGCTGTGATGGTGGTGGGCAGTATGGGTACACGGAG gagcaaGCCAGAAGGCGTCTCTTCAGAAGCCGTCCCCCTGCCCAAGGAAACCTACAGACAG GTGACAGCCCTGCTGGGGTTGGTTCGCTCCTGCAGTGAGTGCTCTCCAGAAGCAGCTGCCCTTTACTATGATGAGCTGGCCAACCTGGTGCAGACTGGAGACCTTGACCCGCAGGTGCAC GAGTGGATTGGGATGAGTGTGCTGGAAGATTTCCAAGAGGACTTTGTTGTGGACCTGGGATCTGAAATAGAAGG CACCTTCCCTCTCCCAGCAAAAGCAATGTATAACCTGGATGAAGAGGAGAGCCAAGGCGGAATCGCAATCAACCTCCTGCCTCTGCTTGCTGAGGACCTTCAGAAGGGGGCGCAGTTGAGTCAACCTGCTCAAGGGGACAAAAG GCGAGTTTCTCCGCTGTGCCTGGGGTCCTTCTTCCGTCTTCTGCGGCTGTGTCAGGAGGAGCAGAACCAGGGGGACCTGGTGGAGATCGACGCTCTGCTGG GCTGCCCTCTGATTGTCACTGACCTAGATGTGGTGGAGAAGATGGACTGTCTGTCTAAACCAGAGAAGGAGTTTCTCTGCACTCTACTCTTCCATGCTATCAACTGGATCAGAGAG GTGGTGAACGCTTTCTGTAGACAGCAGGACCCTGAGATGAAAAGCAAGGTGATGATCCGGCTGCAGAACATCACCTATCTGCAGAGTGTTCTGGAAAGGTGTTTAGCAG CAACTCCGGCCTATGCTCCTCCTCTTGCTAATTTTGATTGTGAGACAGCTGAAGGTGCTGTTCCAGCCAGTGCCGCCCCCCCTgccaagaaagaaaagaaag GGCGCGCTGGACAGAAGCGCAAGGTGGATAAGAACTCCTCTGGTGACAGCTCTCAgctggaggagggagcagaaGCTGAAGAATCACAACAGGAGAAG GAATCCccagagaaggagaaggagaaggaggaggggaaGGCAGGAGTGAGCCTGGTCTCTTACCGGCCCTACTTCCGCGAGCTGGATATCGATGTTCTGAGTGTGCTGCAGTGCGGCCTGCTCACCAGGTCTCTCCTGGACAGTGAGGACCACACCAAG GTGTCAGAGGTGGTGCAGCTGGGCCCCTCGGAGCTGGTATTCCTGCTGGAGGACCTGTCCCGCAAGCTGGAGTTCAGCCTGGCAGCTTCTAATGCCAAGAGAATGCCTTTCCTCAAG GTGAAGGCTGATAAGAATGTGGGTTTTTCTCACCTGCAACAGAAGAGCCCATCTGAGATTGCCTCCTGCTGCATCCAGCTACTCCCTGCACTCTGCAACCACCTAGAGAACACACACAACTTCTTCCAG GTCCTGCTGTTGGAGAACAATGGGGTGGTGGATGCCCCAGGTGTGGATATGAAGGAGTACCAGCTCATGTCTACCTGCTAccagctgctgctccacatctTGCTCACCACCTTCTCCTG GAGTGGGTTTTCTCAGCATGAGAACCGCAAGCTGTTGAAATCGGCCCTGGCTATCTTGGCTGGGAGGCTGAAAGAGAAGGAGAATGAGGTGGACTTGGGGATGGAGGAACTGGTCAG GCAGAGTTTTGGGTACTTGTTAAATTTCCACAGTACCATGCCTGGTTGCAGCCCAGCCCTCTCTCTCACTCAGCTCCTTATTGTGGTGGCTGACCAGGGTCCTGACAGCCAGTACAGAGAGAAGATAG CGTCTCTCTCCAGAGGGTTCCTGTGCCAGGAATGGATCCTGCCCAGTggggagagggagaaagggaaCAAGCACAACGAGATGCTGCAGAGCCTGCTGAG TATATACCTGGAGCACACAGATGATGTGCTGAAGGCGATCGAGGAGATCGCCGGAGTGGGCTTCCCTGAGCTCATCAGCACCACCAAGGATGGCTGCTCCAGAACCTTCCCCACTCTAACCAG GCAGACGTTCCTGGTTTTCTATCGTGTGGTGATGGGAGTGCTGGAGAAATCGGTGCGGAGAATTGCAGCTGGGAAGCAAATGGACTCAAGTGAG GCACAAAGTGAGAAGCTCCTGACCTGGAATCTGGCTGTGAGAGATTTCCACATCCTGGTCAATCTGGTGAAG GTATTTGACAGCAGGCCTGTACTTGGTGTCTGCTTGAGG TATGGGCGCCTTTTTGTTGAAGCTTTCCTGAAGTTGGCGATGCCATTGCTGGACTACAGCTTTAAGAAACACAAG GAAGATGTTCAGAGCTTGCTCAAGACTTTTCAGCAGAGCACCAGACAGCTTCATTACATGTGCGGCCACACCAAG ATACGTCAAGACACAGGACTGACGAATCACGTGCCCCTGCTGAAGAAGACTCTGGAGCAGTTTGTGTACCGAGTGAAGGCCATGCTCATCCTCAACAACTGCCAGGAGGCTTTCTGGGTGGGGAACCtcaaaaacaggaacctaaag GGTGAGGAGATCCTGTCCCAGCAGACCGAAGACAGCGAGAAGGGCGAGGATGATGAGGCTTCACAGCTCCCAGAGGAGGAGTCTGAGAGAGAG GACGAAGACAATGAGAATAAAAGTGACTCAGAGGTGAGGAATGGAGTccgagaggaggaggaggtggaggaggatgAAGAGAGTACTGATGATTCAGATTAG